One region of Eupeodes corollae chromosome 1, idEupCoro1.1, whole genome shotgun sequence genomic DNA includes:
- the LOC129942464 gene encoding uncharacterized protein LOC129942464 yields MHKMSKSFSVSSQPTSETNGKNSSSTSTCNGGVHVCPFQLAPPISHFTYCVLKRVCRQILKEMLSEEQEQIKNDLNKIQNKDKPNSNTKHKPYRQAAKFFIN; encoded by the exons ATGCACAAAATGTCAAAGTCATTTAGTGTAAGTAGTCAACCAACaag CGAAACAAATGGCAAAAATTCATCTAGTACTTCAACTTGTAACGGTGGTGTTCATGTGTGTCCTTTCCAATTAGCGCCACCTATAAGTCACTTTACATATTGCGTACTAAAACGCGTTTGtcgacaaattttaaaagaaatgcttTCAGAAGAACAAGAACAGATTAAAAATGAtctgaataaaatacaaaacaaagatAAACCCAACagcaa TACGAAACATAAGCCTTATCGCCAAGCAGCAAAATTCTTCATCAATTGA